In a single window of the Salmo trutta chromosome 23, fSalTru1.1, whole genome shotgun sequence genome:
- the mtfp1 gene encoding mitochondrial fission process protein 1, whose product MDQIQEKPSKEVDIYRDTWVRFLGYANEVGEAFRALVPVSAVWATYAVATVYVSADAVDKGKKAAVEHGDNPGKTTKVAVAVVDTFVWQALASVAIPGFTINRVCAASLYLLGRTTRLPLSVRKWTTTAIGLSTIPFIIHPIDRGVDFLLDSSLRKVYGQSAGERHD is encoded by the exons ATGGATCAAATTCAAGAAAAACCAAGCAAGGAGGTCGACATTTATCGTGACACATGGGTCCGCTTCTTAG GCTATGCCAACGAGGTGGGAGAGGCCTTCCGTGCCCTGGTGCCAGTGAGTGCTGTATGGGCCACATATGCAGTTGCCACCGTGTATGTTTCCGCTGATGCTGTGGACAAGGGGAAGAAGGCTGCCGTG GAGCATGGTGACAACCCAGGGAAGACAACCAAGGTGGCTGTAGCAGTGGTGGACACGTTTGTATGGCAGGCCCTGGCCTCGGTCGCTATCCCAGGCTTCACCATCAACCGTGTGTGTgctgcctctctctacctcctggGCAGAACCACGCGCCTGCCCCTCTCCGTACGCAAGTGGACCACCACGGCCATTGGcctctccaccatccccttcATCATCCACCCCATCGACAG GGGAGTGGACTTCCTGCTGGACTCCAGCCTGCGTAAGGTCTACGGTCAATCTGCAGGAGAGAGGCATGACTAA